One Brassica napus cultivar Da-Ae chromosome C4, Da-Ae, whole genome shotgun sequence genomic region harbors:
- the BNAC04G09880D gene encoding uncharacterized protein BNAC04G09880D translates to MSLNCLTCHTLQRSDSDIDIVSLNDSNIKGKNVTSGYEKMVRNRTMLPAVRRVKMGHRRLYSADAVVYWDLDEPKLARSSGLRRDWSFEDLKKQRDEIKIGETIKE, encoded by the coding sequence ATGAGCCTGAACTGCCTCACTTGCCACACCCTGCAAAGATCAGACTCGGACATAGACATAGTAAGCCTTAACGATTCAAACattaaaggaaaaaatgtaACGTCAGGATATGAAAAGATGGTAAGGAACCGAACAATGTTGCCAGCGGTGAGACGGGTCAAAATGGGACATCGTAGGCTCTACAGCGCAGACGCCGTGGTCTATTGGGATCTTGACGAGCCAAAGCTGGCAAGAAGCAGTGGGCTTAGAAGGGATTGGAGCTTTGAGGATCTAAAGAAACAAAGAGATGAGATAAAAATTGGGGAGACAATAAAGGAATAA